The sequence TCCTTCCTGACACTGGTCGCGGCCGTCTACACGGGGGTGGGGGACCGGGCCGTGGAACTGGCCACGCAGAACCTGGTCCGGAGGACGTCCAAGGTCACCGGGCAGGCACTGTCCCAGGATCCGGTGCTGCGGTACAAGACCGGAGAGGCCGCCCTGCGGCAGCTGGCCGTGGACACCCAATTGCGAGCGGTAGCCGCGGACATCGACGCCGGCGCGGACCTGGGTGCCGAGTGGTTCCCCCGACTCGTGGCGAACAAGACCACGGCCATCCGCACGGCCAAGGCCCAGGCGGACTTCGCACTCGAGGCCTCCGGGGGCGCCTCGTACCACCGCGGCAACGAGTTGTCCCGCATCTACCGCGATGTCATGGCCGGGGTGTTCCACCCCTCGGACGACGAGTCTGCGCACCAGACCCTGGCGAACCACCTGCTGGGGCCCATCCAGGATCCGGAGGCATAGCCTCAGGCCCGCACGGCCAGGGTCGACTGGACGCGGATGATCCGGCGGCGCAGCCAGTAGCGCCGGGCACCGCCGCGATAGAGGACCGTGCGCCGCAACTCCCACTTGCCGTACTCCGCATGTTCCACCACCCGACGCCGGGCCTCGGTCACCGAGTCCCGTGGGGCGACGGTCATCACCAGGTACTCCCAGTGGTCCCGCTGCTCCAGCGACTCCAGACCGCTGGTGATCTCCTGTTCGCGCATCCTTCTCCTTGGGGATCTGGCGGGACAACGGACCCGGGCTCCGTGGATCGTGGCCGCACTGCGGCCAGTATGTGACACGAGCGGGCCCGCTTCCGTGAAACCCTATGCCAGGCCGGGAAAAAACGGCTACCGTGGTGTCATGAGCATCGACCCGCGTGTGGCCCTTGAGGCCCTGGTTTCCGCATTCGAAGAACATCTGGCGGCCGCCACCGGCAAGCGTGACGATGACGATCCCGCAGTCGAATCGGCATTCTTCAACGTGGCCGACTCCTTCGAGGCCTACGAGGACGCCCTGTATGCCGCTACCGGTGAGTTCACCCCGCTGGACGTCTACGACGACGAGGATGACGAGGACGACGGCGACGACGAGAACGATCAAGACTCCGGCAGCTGACCGGTCTGGCAGTTGGAGGACGAGCAAACCTGCGAGCCGATCTACGACCACGGGATGATCTTCGTCCCGATCTTCCAGCGCGGGTGCGTCGCGGGGACGGGGTCCTCGAGCCTGTGACGTAGGGTTCTCTGATGTGAACTGGTTAGAAGCGATCATCCTGGGCTTGGTCCAGGGCTTGACGGAATTCCTTCCCATCTCGTCCTCGGCGCACCTGCGCATCGTCGGCGAGTTCCTGCCCGGAGCCGCTGATCCAGGGGCGGCGTTCACCGCCATCACCCAGATCGGCACGGAGCTCGCGGTCCTGATCTTCTTCTGGAAGGACATCGTCCGGATCATCTCGCGTTGGTTCGGCTCCCTGTTCGGCAAGGTCGAGCGCAACGACCCGGACGCCCGCATGGGCTGGCTGATCATCATCGGCTCGCTGCCCATCGCCGTGGCCGGGCTGCTCTTCGAGGACTACATCGACACGTCGTTCCGGTCCCTGTGGATCGTCGCCACGATGCTGATCGTCTTCGGCCTGCTGCTGGCGGTCGCCGACGCACTCGGGCGGCAGACCAAGCCCCTGGAGAAGCTCACGCTCAAGGACGGCATCCTGTTCGGGCTGGCCCAGATGATGGCCCTGATCCCCGGTGTCTCCCGCTCCGGCGGCACCATCACGATGGGCCTCGCCCTGGGCTTCACCCGTGAGGCCGCCGCCCGGTACGCCTTCCTGCTGGCCGTTCCGGCCGTCTTCGCGTCCGGCTTCTACAAGTTGTTCCAGGCCCTGGGAGAGCCCGGCGCCTCCGCCGCCTACGGCATGGGCGAGACCCTGGTCGCCACCCTCGTCGCCTTC comes from Citricoccus muralis and encodes:
- a CDS encoding DUF5703 family protein → MREQEITSGLESLEQRDHWEYLVMTVAPRDSVTEARRRVVEHAEYGKWELRRTVLYRGGARRYWLRRRIIRVQSTLAVRA
- a CDS encoding undecaprenyl-diphosphate phosphatase; translation: MNWLEAIILGLVQGLTEFLPISSSAHLRIVGEFLPGAADPGAAFTAITQIGTELAVLIFFWKDIVRIISRWFGSLFGKVERNDPDARMGWLIIIGSLPIAVAGLLFEDYIDTSFRSLWIVATMLIVFGLLLAVADALGRQTKPLEKLTLKDGILFGLAQMMALIPGVSRSGGTITMGLALGFTREAAARYAFLLAVPAVFASGFYKLFQALGEPGASAAYGMGETLVATLVAFVVGYVVIGWLMKFISTHSFRPFVWYRIGLGLLLYILLGFGVINA